The Equus przewalskii isolate Varuska chromosome 5, EquPr2, whole genome shotgun sequence genome window below encodes:
- the PCED1B gene encoding PC-esterase domain-containing protein 1B isoform X2, protein MVHLRASEVRQLLHNKFVVILGDSVHRAVYKDLVLLLQKDCLLTPSQLKAKGEESFEQDILLEGGQLGPMHNGIEYREVRQFCSGHHLVRFYFLTRVYSDYLKAILQQLQSGEHFPDVIIMNSCLWDISRYGEHSWSSYLENLTRLFGHLGQMLPESCLMVWNTAMPLGDKLSAGFLPPEPQPWTNALKFRVVEANFYSSVEAKNHGFDVLDLHFHFRRAQQHHLQRDGVHWDEYAHRQLSQLLLAHVADAWGVELPQRDPVGRWIKDGPARGERGQGAERQPLARRGQRTLSLPGPLPPRTCYPLLPLPSPRPPLLPLLPRQPPPIRFHQPMPQFLLCPQDACLSSDRPDQFSLSHFHSDGPFETDFMLGPQPPVPPFPTPRYHRQRAPVVHRGFPQYSPRGPYGPWRQPRPFRRRAPAHPKPRFQ, encoded by the coding sequence ATGGTCCACCTGCGGGCTTCCGAAGTGCGGCAGCTGCTCCACAACAAGTTCGTGGTCATCCTGGGGGACTCTGTCCACAGGGCCGTGTACAAGGACCTGGTGCTCCTGCTGCAGAAGGACTGCCTGCTCACGCCCAGCCAGCTCAAGGCCAAGGGGGAGGAGAGCTTCGAACAGGACATTCTCTTGGAGGGAGGCCAGCTGGGCCCCATGCACAACGGCATCGAGTACCGCGAGGTCCGCCAGTTCTGCTCCGGCCACCATCTGGTGCGCTTCTACTTCCTCACGCGCGTGTACTCCGACTACCTCAAGGCCATCTTGCAACAGCTGCAGTCGGGCGAGCACTTCCCAGACGTGATCATCATGAACTCCTGCCTCTGGGACATCTCCAGGTACGGTGAGCACTCGTGGTCGAGCTACCTGGAGAACCTGACGAGGCTGTTTGGGCACCTGGGCCAGATGCTGCCCGAGTCGTGCCTCATGGtgtggaacacagccatgccgcTTGGCGACAAACTCTCCGCCGGCTTTCTCCCGCCCGAGCCCCAACCCTGGACCAACGCCCTGAAATTCAGGGTGGTCGAAGCCAATTTCTACAGCTCTGTGGAGGCCAAGAACCACGGCTTCGACGTGCTGGACTTGCATTTCCACTTCCGCCGTGCGCAGCAGCATCACCTGCAGCGAGACGGGGTGCACTGGGACGAGTATGCGCACCGACAGCTCTCCCAGCTGCTGCTGGCCCACGTGGCCGACGCCTGGGGGGTGGAGCTGCCCCAACGCGACCCAGTGGGCAGGTGGATCAAGGACGGCCCTGCAAGAGGAGAGCGTGGCCAGGGAGCTGAGAGGCAGCCCCTGGCCCGCAGAGGTCAACGGACCTTATCTCTGCCTGGACCCTTGCCTCCTCGCACGTGCTACCCCCTGCTCCCGCTCCCATCTCCTCGCCCACCCCTGCTCCCACTCCTGCCCCGACAGCCTCCTCCCATCCGCTTTCACCAACCCATGCCCCAGTTTCTCCTCTGTCCCCAAGATGCCTGTTTGTCCTCAGACCGTCCGGATCAATTCTCCTTAAGCCATTTCCATTCAGATGGCCCCTTCGAAACTGACTTTATGTTAGGTCCCCAGCCACCTGTGCCGCCTTTCCCCACACCCCGTTATCATCGGCAGCGGGCCCCTGTGGTTCATAGGGGGTTTCCCCAGTATTCGCCCCGTGGCCCGTATGGGCCCTGGAGGCAGCCCAGACCTTTCAGGAGAAGGGCCCCAGCCCACCCAAAGCCAAGGTTTCAATAG